One Aquisediminimonas profunda genomic region harbors:
- a CDS encoding NADP-dependent oxidoreductase, with protein sequence MNRLWRLDSRPRGEDFASALSLQEVPLADPAHGQILIRNRMLSMDAGTRMWMTDRTDGYQPPLDLGTPMQGLVLGQVVSSRASEFAEGDWVRAFGTWSDYSCVDALLSGAVKLDPSVSDMRDHLGPLGMNGWTALWGIERTCAVKAGENVLVSAAAGSTGLLACQIARILGANVYGIAGGERKCRLLESDYGLVAAFDYKSGSVAEGLSRIEGGIDAYFDNVGGEILDDVLANMALYGRVAICGLIAEYTGGRQHGPRNFDQILMKRLRIEGFFSPDFMDQGEQLTARLRGWVDAGKLSLPYDVTSGLEHTLEAYAKLFTGANIGKVLVELQS encoded by the coding sequence ATGAACCGCTTGTGGCGCCTTGATTCAAGGCCAAGAGGAGAAGACTTCGCTTCGGCCTTGTCGCTGCAGGAGGTCCCGCTTGCTGATCCGGCGCATGGCCAAATCCTGATCCGGAACCGTATGCTGTCCATGGATGCCGGTACGCGGATGTGGATGACCGATCGCACGGACGGCTACCAGCCACCCCTTGATCTTGGAACGCCAATGCAAGGCCTTGTCCTGGGTCAGGTTGTGTCCTCCCGGGCGTCAGAATTTGCCGAAGGCGATTGGGTTCGCGCATTCGGGACCTGGAGCGATTACAGTTGCGTTGACGCGCTCTTGTCAGGCGCGGTGAAGCTTGATCCATCCGTTTCGGACATGCGCGATCATCTTGGCCCTCTCGGCATGAATGGATGGACCGCGCTGTGGGGCATAGAGCGAACCTGTGCGGTCAAGGCCGGTGAAAACGTGCTGGTGTCGGCAGCTGCAGGATCGACTGGCCTGCTCGCTTGCCAGATTGCGCGCATTCTTGGCGCCAATGTCTATGGAATTGCCGGCGGGGAGCGGAAGTGCCGCTTGCTTGAAAGCGACTATGGTCTGGTCGCTGCCTTCGACTATAAATCGGGCTCGGTCGCCGAGGGCCTCAGCCGGATCGAAGGCGGAATCGATGCCTATTTCGACAATGTCGGGGGCGAAATTCTCGATGATGTGCTGGCCAACATGGCGCTCTACGGTCGCGTCGCGATTTGCGGGCTGATTGCCGAATATACCGGCGGACGCCAGCACGGCCCGCGAAACTTCGATCAGATCCTGATGAAGCGGCTGCGGATCGAAGGCTTTTTTTCGCCAGACTTCATGGATCAGGGCGAACAGTTGACGGCCCGGCTGCGGGGTTGGGTCGACGCCGGAAAATTGTCGCTTCCCTACGACGTGACGAGCGGTCTTGAGCACACGCTTGAAGCCTATGCCAAGCTGTTCACCGGTGCGAATATCGGGAAGGTTCTCGTGGAGCTTCAATCATGA